In Vibrio cidicii, the DNA window GCGAATTCGTACCCTTGTCGCAAGCTTTTCACGCGCGATTGGATTTCCACCAAGTCTTGCTGTTTCTGCCTAACTTGTTGGGTTAACACGGAAAGTTGGTTACGTAAGTTATTTAAATCTTGGCGATATTCTGCTTTTTGTCTCTGGATCAGATCAGCCTGCTCTTGCTCCAATTGCTCAGGGAAACTGAGCTGGCTGTAGTTGATCACCACGCTTTTTTCCCACTCGGCGTTGGTGAACTCTTCATCGATTTCGACACTGTCGATTGAGGCGGTGAGTTGCAGCACTGCCGCCGTTAAGTTGGCCACTTGCTGTTCACGTTCACGGTAGTCAGAGCGAAAGCGGGTGTCGTCGATCAGTAACAGTTGCTGGCCTTTTTGTACCAACTGACCCTCTTTTACCAGAATTTCTTTAACTAACCCCCCTTCGAGGTTTTGCACAATTTGGATTTGCGACGAGGGGATCACTTTCCCTTGGCCGACGGTCACTTTGTCGATTTCGGCCCACGAGGCCCAGCCAATTGAAATGGCAAAAAATAACACAATCACCCACAGCATAAGGCGCGCATTAGTGGGGGTGTTTAAAAGCAAAGCGGCGGTTTTGTCGTCGACAAAATCGAGCTCTTGGTTGCTGAGCTTGTTGTAGTTGTCGCTGCTCATGCACTGTCCTTGTTTAATTATTTGTCTAAGTAATTGTAAGCCCAGTCGGAAATAATGTTAAAGGCAGGATCGGCAAATCGAGTGCTGCCAAATATTACTTGCTTACGGTTCTTTAAATTGAGATTTATCTAGCTGATGCTTTTTAAGCTTATCATACAGCGTTTTACGCGATATCTGTAATTCGTGTTGCACGTCTTTTAACCGCCCACCGTGCCGTTGCAGAGCGTCAAACAGCAAGGTGTATTCGAAGTAATCCATACGTTGGGCCATGCTTTGCGCTTCGCCTTGGTTGAGCTGTTCGACATCTTGCCAAGAGACAAACTGCTGCGCTTTCAGTGCCCGCAGTTCGGCAAACTGACGCAACTGGCGAATATTTTCTGGCCATGATTGCTGTTGGATGGCGTCTAGCTCAGCGGCGGTGATACGTGGAGGTTGCACTTGATAGCGGCTGCAAGCATTGCGCACAAAGTGTTTGTACAGCGCCGGAATGTCCTCTTTGCGCGCATCCAACGGCGGCAGTGACACGCTATCAATTTCGCCTTGCAACGCGGTTGGCAGTGCTTGCGTTGAACAGACCAAGCGGGTGCCGTTTAGGGGCACAGAAACCAGTGCTTGCCATTGAGATGGTTTGAGCACTTCGCCATCATTAATATACAAAGTGCCGTGTTTATGTTGTTCCAGCAGGCGAGCAAGCTTGCTCTGTATCTCGTCTGCGGGCATATCGCTAAAGTAAAAACCGGAAATGGGGACCAGTTCGCCTTCAGCGCGGTTGTGAATATCGTAGAAAAACTGCGCACACAGCCGCTTCCCCGTGCCACTGTCACCCAGCAAAATCAGCGGTTTTTCGGGATTGGCACTGATCAAAGCGCGGCGAATCTGCACCATGGCTTGTGAATGGCCAATCAGTTTGGAACCGGCATGAGTCTGCATGTCGAGCTCCTTTTTCAGCCAGACGTTTTCTTGCAGCAGCGCCAGCTTATCTTGTGCATTGCGGATCGATTTCAGCAGACTATCGCTGGAAAAGGGTTTTTCGAGAAAATCGTACGCACCGCTTTTCATCGCTTGCACGGCGGTTTTCACATCGCCATAGCCAGTTAAGACGATCACCTGAAAATGCGCGTTGCGCTCAAGCAACTGAGCGAGGAAGGCTAAGCCATTCATTACTGGCATATGAATATCGGTGATCACAACCGCAGGCTCGCCGCTATCGATCAGTTTGAGCGCTTCTACGGCGTTGGGGAAGGTTCGCACTTCAAGGCCTTCTATCATCAGGGCTTGGCTGACTGAATCGCGGATGTGTGGTTCGTCATCGACGAGGTAAATTCGGTTTTGCATGCTTTATTCTTGTGTCGGCAAGAGACGTGGGAGACGGATGGTAAAACGCATGCCCTGCGGCGAGCGCGCTTGTACCTCAAGCGAGCCTTGATAGCTCTCGATGATACGCCGGGAAATGGTTAAACCCAGCCCTAATCCTTCAGGCTTGGTGGTATAAAAAGGGTCAAACAAGTGAGCGAGTTTTTGTGTCTCTACGCCCGGTCCGTTGTCCGCAACACTGAGTTGGCACCAATCACTATCATGGTGACTCTGGACAACGATTTGTGCGTCGGCCTGCCCATCCATCGCTTGTGCGGCGTTATGGATAAGATTGATCAGCACCTGTTCGAGCTCGACATGGTGAATGTTGGCGGCGAGTGGGGTCAAAATGGGCTCGACTTTGAGGGTGACGCCTGATTTGATCAGTTTATTGCTTAAAATTCGCGTGGCATTGTGCACCGAATCGTGCAGATTGGCGCAATAGCGCCGATCATCGGTGGTGGATTTACGGGTAAATACTTTCAGGCGCGCAATCACCTCATGGATGGTTTGATTGAGCTCCAGCATCTGTTCAAGGTTGCCTTTAACCAGCTCAATTTTGTCCATCGCCAGCAGCTTTTGGCTGTTTTCAGTGTAAGTACGTAGCGCCGCAAGCGGTTGGTTAATTTCATGATTGATGCTGGCCGAGAGCTCACCAAGCAGCGCCAATTTTGCCGCTTGCGTTAGTTCTTGTTGTGTCTGTTTGAGCTCTTGCTGGCTTTTTTCATACTGAATGATGGTTTGCTGCAATTGGCTATTCGCTTGGCTGAGTACTTCGGTGCGCTGAGTCACTTTCTGTTCAAGATCGGCATTGAGCCTGGCGAGCTGCTGCTTATTAGTTAGGGTTTGACGCCAAGCAAAGGCGATCAGGGTAATTAAACCGAAAATCAATAAGAAGATGGTGTCGGCTTGTAGCGCAGCGAGAATACGTTGCTGATGCGGTGCGAGCGTGACCACACGAAAACCGTTTTCGTTGCTGGCCGAAATGAACACTTGGTAGCGTGCCGCCATCAAGGCGGCCGCTTCAGGACCGAGATGCAGCGGCAGTTGAATATCGGGGTGCACTGCAGGCGCTTGCAGGCCATATTGCTGATTTTGCACGATTTGCGCGATACGTTGCTCATCAATCGGTGCGAGGGCTGTGTAGCGCCAACGCGGATGATTGCTCAGAAACGCCACTTGGTTCTCATCCAACACCATGATGTCTGCCCGCTCTGGCTCGATGGTCTCTTCAAGCGCTTCCAAACTCACTTTCACGGTAATTACGCCAAGAATGTCACCGGCGTGCCAAATCGGCGCAGAGTAAAAATAGCCGCGTTTGTTGGAGCGAATACCTAAAGCAACGTAGCGGGCGATCTCGCCCTGAATGGCGGTCATAAAGTAAGGACGAAAAGAGAAGTTTTCACCGACAAAGGTGTCGTCTTGTTGGTAGTTACTCGACCCCAGCACCAAACCGTTTCGATCGTGCAGATAGATGGTATCGGCCAAGGTCTGCTGTGACCAATCGGCTAGCAAGCGATTGAGTGTGCTTTGATCGCCTTGCTCCGTGAGGTAGGCCGCTAGGCGAGGATCGTGGCTGAGCAGCTTGGGGATCTGTTCAAATTTCGCCAGCTCCGAGGCGATCTGCTGGGTGGCTCTTTCCGAGTAGTTCTTCAGAGTGTTAGCCCATTTTTTCTCCAGATACTGCGAGGCAGAAAAATGGGTGACCAAAAGGCCGGCAACACCAAGTAGGCTAGCGAGTAAGACAAAGCGACGCAGCGATGGACGATTAGAAACGGACACTGGAAACCCAAGCCACAGCGAAGATGAAAGAAGGTTTACTTTAACTGCGAGCGCGCCAAAGATAAACCGACATGCCGCAACAACGCGAAACCGATCTTAGTTTTACAAACGGCCATCAAACCTTGAGTTTGTTTGAGTTCGGGCGCACAATCGGCAAAAAAATAGTGAAGGAGTAGAGATGGAACTTGCTGATATTCGCCGTGAATACACCAAAGGTGGTTTACGCCGCAAAGATTTGAAAGAAAATCCGATTGACCAGTTTAATCTTTGGCTGGAGCAGGCGATTCGTGCCAACTTAAGCGATCCCACTGCGATGACAGTGGCTACAGTTGATGAAAATGGCATGCCTTTTCAACGAATCGTACTGTTGAAAAGTGTCGATGAAAATGGCTTTGTCTTTTACACCAATTTAGGCAGCCGCAAAGCGCAGCATTTAGAGCACAACAGCAAAATCAGTCTGCATTTTCCCTGGCATCCACTCGAGCGACAAGTGCACATTACCGGTACGGCGGAGAAGTTGACGGCGATGGAAAACCTGAAATATTTCACCTCGCGACCCAAAGAGAGCCAACTGGCGGCGATTGCCAGCCGTCAGAGTAGCCGAATTTCAGCGCGTGGTGTGTTGGAAGGGAAGTTCCTTGAGCTAAAACAGAAGTTCGCTAACGGTGATATTCCTGTGCCCAGCTTCTGGGGCGGTTTTCGTGTTAAGCCGCAAAGCGTGGAGTTTTGGCAAGGGGGCGAGCATCGTCTGCACGATCGCTTCCTGTTTAGCCAAACTGAAGGCGAGTGGCAAATCGATCGTCTCGCTCCTTAACGCTTTTTTCTGGCGACCGACGTCACAGTTGGTCGCCGTTGAGTACTACCGAAAGCTGCGTTTGCAACAAACTCTCCGGGATCATCGATCCAAATCCTGCCTCTAACGCTTTATCAATCAGCTGATTTTTACTATTGGCCGCAAATTTCGTGCGCAACCTCGCCACATGCCCTTCAACGGTCTTAATGGAAATGCCCATAATTTTCGCGATGTACTGTGGCTTGCGGCCGTAAAGCAACAAAAACAGCGTCTCCTGCTCTCGCGCGGTTAAATTCTTCGGTACGCTGACCGATTCATCGAAGCGAAAATTGCTGCGTGTATCTTGATGCAGCCCCGTAGCGCGGCACACCCAGTAACCCACTTCCAGCACCGCTGTGTCGGTCAGCTCTTGCCCATAAAAAATAGTGCCTTGTACTTCCCCTTCCGCGTTACGCCAAGGAGATTTAGTGAAGATGTGCGCGTGCCAGTGACCATCAGGATAAGGATGAATGTCGAGGATCTTCAGCGTGCGGCCCGTTTCCATCACGTATTTATCTTGACGTTGGAACTCTGCGGCGCATTCAGTGGTTGGGCTGGGCATCTGGAAATCGGTGAGGCCAATGCAATCTTCTGCTTTGCGATGGCCGATTAACTGCGCGTAGTGGTGATTGGCGTAACGAAATACGGAGTCTTTATCTTTGCAGCCCCAACAGCCGGGTAACTGATGAAAAAGAGATTGTTCGACAGAAGTAAATGAAATCGTCACGTTGCAACTCGCTTTTACGACACTAGGACAGAATAAATATGCGCTTGATTGGTGTGCAATCTTTTGGTTGCGCTATATCTTATAAGCAATGTCTCATTTTTGCGAGGATTATCAATAAAGAGCCAAGGTGCAGATAAAAAAAAGCCAGCCTGAAGACGGGCTGGCAATACAAGATAATCATCTTGTCGACGTGTAGAAGAGGTTCTAAATCACATAGCGAGGGTCTGCTACGGGAATTTAGAGGTATCGATTGATACCGGGATCTCAGCGTACAGCAGTACCTTGAGTTCCTGAGCGCTACTGTAGGGGAAATGGTGCATAAGCAAAAGGGGGGAAAACCCCTATTCATCAATAAGATGGCCCAAAGTGGTTATCCTCGGTTGGTCGTACAGTGACCGTAGGATGACGCTACATGATCATCGTTCCGGAACAATGATCATCGAAGTTGGCGCATGGATCCTCGCCAATCAAATGAGTGCGGATAGGCAATCGGCCTGTGCTGGGGTATGATTTATTGGTCCTTTTCTCACTAAACTTGATTATGAGCGAACAACCGAAAGTGCAATCTAAGATCACGCCGGAGCAGAGTAAGCCCAGACCCGCAGAGCTGGTGACGTTACCCTCGTATATGGATTGCCATGATCATCAGTACACGCAAATTGTCATTGGCCTCAAAGGGCAGGCGGAATTTGAAGTGCGCGGGCGCGGTAACTTGGTTGGCCCCGGGCAGGGATGTGTGGTGACGGCGTGCTCTGATCATGCTTTCGGTGGGGTGATTGGTCAGTCGGATATTTTGGTGCTCAATATGCCGCTGCCCAGTGGTGATGATCCTCTGATGCTGCAAAAAATCAATCAGTTGGAGCAATCTCATCTCTACTTTCAGCTAGATGGGCAGATCCAAAAGTTGATCCAGATGTTAGTACGTGAAATGCAGGCCAGTCCAAATGATCTTCTGCTGAGTCGCGCTTGCAATGATACCGTCATGGCGCTGCTACAGCGCCACATCTCAGCGTTTGAGACGCCGAAAAAAGAGTCTCGCTTTGATCTCGACGCGATTGATCGTTACATCGAAAGTCATTTGAGCCATAGGATTAGCGTCGCGCAACTGGCGGGGAGCGTTTTTCTCGGCGAGAGTCAGTTCCATAACTTGTTCAAAGAACAGATGGGCATTACCCCGCATCAGTATGTGTTGGGTAAACGCATCGACATGGCCAAAGAAACTGATCGAAAAAGGCACCCTCAGCTTAGGGCAAATTGCCGAAATCACCGGGTTTTCCGGACAAAGCACCTTTACCCACTCCTTCACTCGCCTGCAGGGCATTTCTCCTTCTCTCTACAAAAAGCAAAATAGCGTTAAATAAGTTGCATTATGTATTGGTTTATTTTGCTTAATTTCGTGTGATCATGTGTTTGTTTTGTTAAAAAAGCGAGTTTTTAGCAAAAAGCTCGGAGTTTTTGACAAGTATTCCTCTCAGCCTCAAAATACACTGCCTGCCATATGTATAGCCCCGGAGCGGTTTTCGGGGATGAGATTGAGGAAAACGCATGTTTACAGCGACAGATGTGTTGAAACCGGAGTTTGTCCAGCAGCCGCTTGATACGCTTTGGTCATTGATCTCCCCATTGTATATGGTGGACGAATCTCAATGGCTACAGCAGCTCCTGCCACTGGCGACCCCTTCAGCGGAAGAAAAAGCGGCGATTGCCAAAAGCACCACGCAACTGATAGAAGCGATTCGCGCTGATAAGAAATCGATCCAATTGATCGATGCCCTTTTGCTGGAGTACAGCTTAGATACTCAGGAAGGGATCTTGTTGATGTGTCTGGCTGAGGCGCTGATGCGAATTCCGGACTCGGCCACCGCCGATGCCTTGATCAAAGACAAACTCAGTGTGGCCGATTGGAAATCTCACCTAAAGAACTCGGAGTCGGTGTTCGTCAACGCCTCCACTTGGGGATTGATGCTGACGGGCAAAGTGATCGGTCTTGCGGATGAAGATACCAGCAGCCCAACGCAAGCGGTGAATCGTTTGGTCAACAAGCTCTCTGAGCCAGTGATCCGCAAAGCGATGTATCAGGCGATGAAGATCATGGGCCACCAATTTGTCCGTGGTCGCACCATCGAAGAGGCGCAGAAAAACGGTCGCCCAATGCGTGATAAAGGCTTCACTTACTCATTTGACATGTTGGGTGAAGCGGCGCTGACCACGGCCGATGCCAATAAATACTTCAAAGATTACCTGATGGCGATTGAGTCGGTGGGCCGTGAAAGCTATGGCAACAACACCAGCCCTGCGCCGTCGGTGTCGATCAAGCTTTCTGCGCTGCACCCACGCTATGAAGTGGCCAACGAAGCACGTGTGATGAGCGAGCTTTATACCACGCTTGAACAGCTGCTTAAGCGTGCGGTTGAATTGGATGTCGCCATCACCATTGATGCAGAAGAAGCGGATCGCCTAGAACTGTCGCTTAAGCTGTTTGCCAAACTCTACCGCAGCGAAACGGTTAAAGGGTGGGGTAAGTTTGGCCTCGTCGTTCAGGCGTATTCCAAACGTGCGCTGCCTGTTTTGGTGTGGCTCAACGCACTGGCCAAAGAACAGGGCGATTTGATCCCGCTGCGTTTGGTAAAAGGCGCTTACTGGGATAGCGAAGTGAAATGGTCGCAGCAGCGCGGCTATGAGAACTATCCAGTCTATACCCGCAAAGAAGCGACCGATGTGGCTTACCTTGCTTGTGCTCGTTTCCTCTTAAGCGAGAACGTGCGTGGCAACATCTTCCCTCAATTTGCCAGCCACAACGCGCAAACCGTCTCGTCGATTGCCGTGATGGCGCAACACAAAGATTTTGAGTTCCAACGTCTACATGGCATGGGTGATTCGCTTTACAACCATGTGATGGACAAATATCGTCAGCCCGTGCGCATTTATGCGCCAGTCGGTAGCCACAAAGATCTGCTGCCCTATTTGGTTCGTCGCTTGCTGGAAAATGGCGCCAACAGCTCGTTTGTACACCGTTTGGTTGACGCACGCTGCCCAATTTCTGAGCTAACCAAACATCCAGTTGAAGCCTTGACTTCCTTTGCAACCCTCAACAATACCAAGATCCCACTGCCGAGTGCGATTTTCCCAGAGCGTAAAAACTCCTATGGCGTGAACGTCGATATTGAAAGCGAAGCCAAGCCGTTTGAAGCGCAGGTTGAGTCGTTTTTAGCCAAGCAGTGGATTGCTGGCCCTGTGATCAATGGTCAGTCTCTGGCTGAAAGCATGATCAAGGATGGGCAAGCGGAAAGCGTGACCGCACCTTATGATCGTCGCATCGAAGTTGGCAAGATCGCCTTTGCGTCACTTGATCATGTTTCCGCCGCGATTGAGGGAGCGCAACAAGCGTTTTCCGGTTGGCAAACCACCCCACTGGCGGAGAAAGCACGTTGCTTGGACTCGCTGGCGGATCTCATGGAAGCCAATCTGGCCGAGCTGGTGGCCCTGTGCCATCAAGAAGCGGGTAAAACGCTCCACGACAGCATCGATGAAGTGCGTGAAGCGGTCGATTTCTGTCGTTACTACGCCAAGCAAGCGCAAAACCTGCAACCTTTCGAGTTGCAAGGTTTTGATGGCGTGAAGCGCATCGCCAGTCGTGAAGGCTTGGGGGTGTTTGTTTGTATCAGCCCGTGGAACTTCCCGCTGGCGATCTTCTTAGGGCAAATTTCCGCCGCCTTGGTGGCTGGTAATACCGTTGTCGCTAAACCCGCTGAGCAAACTAGCCTTATCGCAGCGCGTGCGGTGGAATTAATGCAGCAAGCGGGGTTCCCTGCCGGTGTTATTCAATTGATCCCCGGCCGCGGCGCGGATATCGGCTCGGCGCTGACGTCTCATCCTGCGATTGCGGGAGTCGCCTTTACCGGTTCGACGGCGACCGCTCAGCGCATCAACGTGACCTTAGCACAACGTGAGGCCAAACCCGTGCCATTTATCGCAGAGACGGGTGGGCAGAACGCGATGATCGTCGACAGTACTGCGCTGCCAGAGCAAGTGGTGCGTGATGTGATCCGCTCTGCTTTCGCCTCGGCGGGACAGCGCTGCTCGGCGTTGCGCGTGCTGTTTGTGCAACAAGACATCGCTGATCGCGTTATTTCTCTCATCCAAGGGGCGATGAACGAGCTGAGCGTTGGTCTGCCTTATTTGCACAAAACCGATGTCGGCCCTGTGATCGATAACAAAGCGAAAGAGAAGCTACGTGCGCACTTGACACAGATGAGTGCCACGCAGAAGAAAGTGGCGCAATTGACGCTGGATGACGTCTGCCAGCATGGCGATTTTATCGAACCAAGTGCGTTTGAAATTGAAGGTATCCACGTGCTACAAGAAGAGCAGTTTGGCCCTATTCTGCACATCGTGCGTTTCAAAGCGTCTGAGCTGACGAAAGTGGTTGAGCAGATCAATCAGACAGGTTTTGGCTTGACCATGGGGATACACAGTCGTAACGAGACCACCTATCGCTGGATAGAGAAACACGCGCGAGTCGGCAACTGCTATATCAACCGTGACCAAGTCGGTGCGGTGGTGGGCGTACAACCGTTTGGCGGCCAAGGGTTGTCTGGCACTGGGCCGAAAGCGGGTGGCCCACACTATTTATATCGCTTTACCCAGATCCAATTCAAACCAACTGAGAAC includes these proteins:
- a CDS encoding sigma-54 dependent transcriptional regulator, which codes for MQNRIYLVDDEPHIRDSVSQALMIEGLEVRTFPNAVEALKLIDSGEPAVVITDIHMPVMNGLAFLAQLLERNAHFQVIVLTGYGDVKTAVQAMKSGAYDFLEKPFSSDSLLKSIRNAQDKLALLQENVWLKKELDMQTHAGSKLIGHSQAMVQIRRALISANPEKPLILLGDSGTGKRLCAQFFYDIHNRAEGELVPISGFYFSDMPADEIQSKLARLLEQHKHGTLYINDGEVLKPSQWQALVSVPLNGTRLVCSTQALPTALQGEIDSVSLPPLDARKEDIPALYKHFVRNACSRYQVQPPRITAAELDAIQQQSWPENIRQLRQFAELRALKAQQFVSWQDVEQLNQGEAQSMAQRMDYFEYTLLFDALQRHGGRLKDVQHELQISRKTLYDKLKKHQLDKSQFKEP
- a CDS encoding ATP-binding protein; translated protein: MSVSNRPSLRRFVLLASLLGVAGLLVTHFSASQYLEKKWANTLKNYSERATQQIASELAKFEQIPKLLSHDPRLAAYLTEQGDQSTLNRLLADWSQQTLADTIYLHDRNGLVLGSSNYQQDDTFVGENFSFRPYFMTAIQGEIARYVALGIRSNKRGYFYSAPIWHAGDILGVITVKVSLEALEETIEPERADIMVLDENQVAFLSNHPRWRYTALAPIDEQRIAQIVQNQQYGLQAPAVHPDIQLPLHLGPEAAALMAARYQVFISASNENGFRVVTLAPHQQRILAALQADTIFLLIFGLITLIAFAWRQTLTNKQQLARLNADLEQKVTQRTEVLSQANSQLQQTIIQYEKSQQELKQTQQELTQAAKLALLGELSASINHEINQPLAALRTYTENSQKLLAMDKIELVKGNLEQMLELNQTIHEVIARLKVFTRKSTTDDRRYCANLHDSVHNATRILSNKLIKSGVTLKVEPILTPLAANIHHVELEQVLINLIHNAAQAMDGQADAQIVVQSHHDSDWCQLSVADNGPGVETQKLAHLFDPFYTTKPEGLGLGLTISRRIIESYQGSLEVQARSPQGMRFTIRLPRLLPTQE
- the pdxH gene encoding pyridoxamine 5'-phosphate oxidase, encoding MELADIRREYTKGGLRRKDLKENPIDQFNLWLEQAIRANLSDPTAMTVATVDENGMPFQRIVLLKSVDENGFVFYTNLGSRKAQHLEHNSKISLHFPWHPLERQVHITGTAEKLTAMENLKYFTSRPKESQLAAIASRQSSRISARGVLEGKFLELKQKFANGDIPVPSFWGGFRVKPQSVEFWQGGEHRLHDRFLFSQTEGEWQIDRLAP
- a CDS encoding helix-turn-helix transcriptional regulator, whose product is MTISFTSVEQSLFHQLPGCWGCKDKDSVFRYANHHYAQLIGHRKAEDCIGLTDFQMPSPTTECAAEFQRQDKYVMETGRTLKILDIHPYPDGHWHAHIFTKSPWRNAEGEVQGTIFYGQELTDTAVLEVGYWVCRATGLHQDTRSNFRFDESVSVPKNLTAREQETLFLLLYGRKPQYIAKIMGISIKTVEGHVARLRTKFAANSKNQLIDKALEAGFGSMIPESLLQTQLSVVLNGDQL
- the putA gene encoding bifunctional proline dehydrogenase/L-glutamate gamma-semialdehyde dehydrogenase PutA, whose protein sequence is MFTATDVLKPEFVQQPLDTLWSLISPLYMVDESQWLQQLLPLATPSAEEKAAIAKSTTQLIEAIRADKKSIQLIDALLLEYSLDTQEGILLMCLAEALMRIPDSATADALIKDKLSVADWKSHLKNSESVFVNASTWGLMLTGKVIGLADEDTSSPTQAVNRLVNKLSEPVIRKAMYQAMKIMGHQFVRGRTIEEAQKNGRPMRDKGFTYSFDMLGEAALTTADANKYFKDYLMAIESVGRESYGNNTSPAPSVSIKLSALHPRYEVANEARVMSELYTTLEQLLKRAVELDVAITIDAEEADRLELSLKLFAKLYRSETVKGWGKFGLVVQAYSKRALPVLVWLNALAKEQGDLIPLRLVKGAYWDSEVKWSQQRGYENYPVYTRKEATDVAYLACARFLLSENVRGNIFPQFASHNAQTVSSIAVMAQHKDFEFQRLHGMGDSLYNHVMDKYRQPVRIYAPVGSHKDLLPYLVRRLLENGANSSFVHRLVDARCPISELTKHPVEALTSFATLNNTKIPLPSAIFPERKNSYGVNVDIESEAKPFEAQVESFLAKQWIAGPVINGQSLAESMIKDGQAESVTAPYDRRIEVGKIAFASLDHVSAAIEGAQQAFSGWQTTPLAEKARCLDSLADLMEANLAELVALCHQEAGKTLHDSIDEVREAVDFCRYYAKQAQNLQPFELQGFDGVKRIASREGLGVFVCISPWNFPLAIFLGQISAALVAGNTVVAKPAEQTSLIAARAVELMQQAGFPAGVIQLIPGRGADIGSALTSHPAIAGVAFTGSTATAQRINVTLAQREAKPVPFIAETGGQNAMIVDSTALPEQVVRDVIRSAFASAGQRCSALRVLFVQQDIADRVISLIQGAMNELSVGLPYLHKTDVGPVIDNKAKEKLRAHLTQMSATQKKVAQLTLDDVCQHGDFIEPSAFEIEGIHVLQEEQFGPILHIVRFKASELTKVVEQINQTGFGLTMGIHSRNETTYRWIEKHARVGNCYINRDQVGAVVGVQPFGGQGLSGTGPKAGGPHYLYRFTQIQFKPTENA